Proteins co-encoded in one Juglans regia cultivar Chandler chromosome 16, Walnut 2.0, whole genome shotgun sequence genomic window:
- the LOC109014172 gene encoding probable inactive receptor kinase At4g23740, protein MSRKSEDLLFIFLTIFLFGTFFSHVASDPVEDKQALLDFLGNISHMHHLNWNENSSVCTSWTGVSCNKDHSRVIALRLPDAGLQGPIPPNTLSRLSTIQILSFRLNSISGPFPSDFSKFLNLTSLYLQHNKFSGPLPSDFSVWKNLTIIDFSNNGFNGRIPSSISNLTHLFALSLANNSFSGEIPDPDIPSLQHLNLANNRLDGSVPKTLQRFPSSAFSGNNLTMENAFPVQSPNAQPSKKARKLSRQAILGIAIVGIVLVFVVIAVILMLCSSKREVSEVPKKRKKKEASLKKVVSERRDNDEKLVFFEGNNLAFDLEDLLRSSAEVLGKGSFGTTYKAALEDGNTVVVKRLKEVCVGKREFVLQMEVIGSIRHENVSELRAYYYSKDEQLVVYDYHHQGSVSAMLHGKRGEEGRSTIDWETRLRIAIGAATGIAHIHRQDGGNKLVHGNIKASNTFLNSRGYGCVSDVGLAALMSSMSPPMRAAGYRAPEVTDTRKASHASDVFSFGVLLLELLTGKSPVHNTGGQEVVHLVRWVNSVVREEWTAEVFDVELLRYPNIEEEMVEMLQIGLACVVRMPEERPKMQDVVKLMEEIRGVNTGKRPSAELEPEISTPSPIIAEIGSSSVMGSSLATP, encoded by the exons ATGAGCAGGAAATCTGAGGACCTCTTGTTCATTTTCTTGACAATTTTCTTGTTTGGAACATTTTTCTCGCACGTTGCCTCCGACCCGGTTGAGGATAAACAAGCATTGCTCGATTTCCTTGGGAATATCTCGCACATGCACCATCTCAATTGGAATGAGAACTCTTCGGTATGCACAAGCTGGACAGGAGTGTCCTGTAACAAAGATCACTCCAGAGTCATAGCGCTCAGATTGCCAGATGCTGGCTTACAAGGTCCAATTCCACCAAACACTCTCAGTCGCCTATCGACAATTCAGATTTTAAGCTTCAGATTGAATTCGATATCAGGTCCTTTTCCTTCTGATTTCTCCAAGTTCTTAAACTTGACTTCTCTTTATCTTCAACACAACAAGTTCTCCGGCCCCTTGCCTTCAGATTTCTCAGTTTGGAAGAATCTTACAATCATTGATTTCTCAAACAATGGCTTTAATGGGAGAATACcttcttcaatttcaaatttaactCACCTCTTTGCATTGAGTCTTGCTAACAACTCCTTTTCGGGTGAAATTCCTGATCCTGATATTCCTAGTTTGCAACACCTAAATCTAGCCAACAATAGGCTTGATGGAAGTGTGCCCAAAACCCTTCAAAGATTTCCAAGTTCTGCATTCTCTGGTAACAATCTTACGATGGAAAATGCTTTTCCGGTTCAATCACCTAATGCTCAACCAtcaaagaaagcaagaaaaCTTAGTAGACAAGCAATATTGGGAATAGCAATCGTCGGTATTGTTCTGGTGTTTGTGGTTATTGCCGTTATATTGATGTTGTGCTCCTCAAAAAGAGAGGTAAGTGAGGTTCCAAAGAAGCGAAAAAAGAAGGAAGCCTCTCTAAAGAAAGTGGTTTCTGAGAGACGAGACAATGATGAGAAGCTTGTCTTCTTTGAAGGAAATAATCTTGCATTTGATTTGGAGGACTTGTTGAGGTCATCTGCTGAGGTGCTTGGCAAGGGATCATTTGGAACAACATATAAGGCGGCTCTGGAGGATGGGAATACTGTCGTGGTGAAGAGGCTTAAAGAAGTATGTGTGGGAAAACGTGAGTTTGTGCTTCAAATGGAGGTGATTGGTAGTATTAGGCACGAAAATGTCAGCGAGCTTAGGGCATATTACTATTCAAAGGATGAGCAGCTTGTGGTGTATGATTACCATCATCAAGGAAGTGTGTCTGCAATGTTACATG GAAAAAGAGGAGAGGAGGGCCGGTCTACAATAGACTGGGAGACTCGGCTAAGAATTGCTATAGGTGCAGCAACAGGCATTGCTCATATCCACAGACAAGATGGTGGGAACAAACTTGTCCATGGAAATATAAAAGCCTCTAACACTTTTCTCAACTCCCGAGGTTATGGTTGTGTGTCTGATGTTGGTTTAGCAGCATTGATGAGCTCAATGTCCCCACCAATGAGGGCTGCAGGATATCGAGCTCCTGAAGTAACAGACACCCGGAAAGCATCCCATGCATCTGATGTCTTCAGTTTTGGTGTGTTGTTGCTTGAGCTTCTTACTGGAAAGTCACCTGTACACAACACAGGTGGTCAAGAGGTCGTTCACTTAGTCAGGTGGGTGAATTCTGTGGTTAGGGAGGAATGGACAGCAGAAGTGTTTGATGTAGAACTCTTGAGGTATCCCAATATAGAGGAGGAAATGGTAGAGATGTTACAAATAGGGTTGGCTTGTGTTGTGAGAATGCCAGAGGAGCGACCAAAAATGCAGGATGTAGTGAAATTGATGGAAGAAATTCGCGGAGTGAATACAGGTAAGCGGCCATCAGCTGAGCTAGAGCCAGAAATATCAACCCCATCGCCAATTATAGCTGAGATTGGATCCTCCTCTGTCATGGGATCCTCATTGGCTACACCATGA
- the LOC109014171 gene encoding uncharacterized protein LOC109014171 produces the protein MVREKDVCWEYAEKLEGNKVRCKFCQRELNGGISRLKHHLSRLPSKGVNPCTKVRDDVTDRVRVIIAQKEETKESSCVTRHKLSETRSTGNISAVKSPMYLEAASPILKVFPSVTPMAPPSLNNQENAEKSIALFFFENKLDFSVARSSSYQLMIDAIAKCGLGFTGPSTEMLKTKWLERIKSEVSLQCKDVEKEWAITGCTIIADTWTDNKSRALINFLVSSPSWTFFHKSVDASSYFKNTKCLAELFDSVIQDFGPENVVQIIMDSSFNYTGIANHILQNYKTIFVSPCASQCLNLILEEFSKVDWVNRCILQAQTITKFIYNNASMLDLMKQYTGGQELIKTGITNSISNFLSLQLLLKQKSRLKLMFNSPEYSTNSSYTNKPQGINCIAIVEDNDFWRAVEESVAISEPFLKVLREVSGGKPVVGSIYELMTRAKESIRTYYIMDENKCKTFLDIVDRKWRNQLHSPLHAAAAFLNPSIQYNPEMKFVPSMKEDLHKVLEILLPLPEMRRDITNQICTFTKARGMFACNLAKEARDTVSPGLWWEQYGDSAPVLQRVAIRILSQVCSTFTFERHWNTFQQIHSEKRNKIDKETLNDLVYINYNLKLARQMRTRSLEPDPIQFDDIDMTSEWVEESENPSPTQWLDRFGTALDGSDLNTRQFNAGIFGSSDHIFGL, from the exons A TGGTACGAGAAAAAGATGTTTGCTGGGAATATGCTGAGAAATTGGAAGGAAACAAAGTAAGATGCAAATTTTGCCAGAGAGAACTGAACGGTGGCATCAGTAGATTGAAGCATCATCTATCACGGCTTCCAAGCAAAGGTGTAAATCCATGTACTAAAGTGAGAGATGATGTTACTGACAGAGTGAGAGTTATAATAGCACAAAAGGAGGAGACAAAAGAAAGTTCTTGTGTTACAAGGCATAAGCTTTCAGAAACCAGGTCTACTGGCAATATTTCTGCAGTCAAATCCCCTATGTATTTGGAGGCAGCATCTCCTATTTTGAAAGTTTTCCCTTCTGTAACACCAATGGCTCCTCCCTCTTTGAACAACCAAGAAAATGCAGAGAAAAGTAttgctcttttcttctttgagaATAAGCTGGACTTCAGTGTTGCTCGTTCTTCATCCTACCAGCTTATGATTGATGCAATAGCAAAGTGTGGTCTTGGATTTACAGGTCCATCAACAGAGATGCTGAAGACTAAATGGTTGGAAAGGATCAAGTCTGAGGTGAGCCTGCAATGCAAAGATGTTGAAAAAGAGTGGGCTATTACAGGTTGTACTATCATTGCAGACACATGGACTGACAATAAATCAAGAGCTTTGATTAACTTTTTGGTTTCATCACCTTCCTGGACCTTTTTCCACAAATCCGTGGATGCATCTTCATATTTCAAGAACACAAAGTGCCTTGCTGAATTGTTTGATTCTGTTATCCAAGATTTTGGCCCAGAAAATGTTGTCCAAATCATCATGGATAGCAGTTTCAACTATACTGGAATTGCAAACCATATCCTGCAGAACTATAAAACCATATTTGTGTCTCCCTGTGCCTCTCAGTGTTTGAATCTAATCTTGGAGGAATTTTCAAAGGTAGATTGGGTGAACAGATGTATCTTACAAGCACAAACCATAACAAAGTTCATATACAATAATGCATCGATGCTTGATTTGATGAAACAGTATACTGGGGGACAGGAACTCATCAAGACTGGTATCACAAACTCCATATCCAACTTCCTCTCACTGCAGTTATTATTGAAGCAAAAGTCTAGATTGAAGCTTATGTTCAATAGCCCCGAGTATTCTACAAACTCATCGTACACTAATAAACCACAGGGCATTAATTGTATTGCGATTGTTGAGGATAACGATTTCTGGAGGGCAGTGGAAGAGAGTGTGGCCATCTCTGAGCCGTTTCTGAAAGTGTTGAGGGAAGTATCTGGAGGGAAACCAGTTGTGGGTTCCATTTATGAACTAATGACCAGGGCCAAGGAATCAATAAGGACATACTATATAATGGATGAGAATAAGTGCAAGACATTTTTGGATATAGTAGATAGAAAGTGGCGGAACCAACTCCATTCACCCCTACATGCTGCCGCAGCATTTCTGAATCCAAGTATCCAGTATAATCCGGAAATGAAATTTGTTCCCTCTATGAAAGAAGATCTTCATAAAGTTCTGGAGATACTACTCCCTCTGCCTGAAATGAGACGCGACATCACCAATCAAATTTGTACGTTTACCAAGGCAAGAGGGATGTTTGCTTGTAACTTAGCAAAGGAAGCAAGAGATACAGTTTCACCTG GGCTTTGGTGGGAACAATATGGCGACTCTGCACCTGTCTTGCAAAGAGTTGCCATTAGAATACTAAGTCAAGTTTGCAGCACTTTCACTTTTGAGAGGCACTGGAACACATTTCAGCAAATCCACTCTGAGAAGCGGAACAAGATTGATAAAGAAACGTTGAATGACCtcgtatatataaattacaatcTAAAGTTGGCAAGACAAATGAGGACAAGGTCTTTAGAACCTGACCCTATTCAATTTGATGATATTGATATGACCTCAGAGTGGGTAGAGGAGAGTGAAAACCCAAGTCCAACTCAGTGGCTTGATCGCTTTGGTACTGCTTTGGATGGAAGTGACTTGAATACGAGACAGTTCAATGCTGGCATATTTGGTTCAAGTGACCACATTTTTGGTCTGTAA